A single region of the Nocardioides ochotonae genome encodes:
- the glgX gene encoding glycogen debranching protein GlgX has protein sequence MIDPADAAPEVWPGQPYPLGATFDGSGTNFALFSEVAERVELCLFDETADGTLSETRLELTEVDAYVWHCYLPRIQPGQRYGYRVHGPWDPEQGLRCNPNKLLLDPYAKATTGDIDWDQALFSYNFGDEGSRNDEDSAPHMTHGVVINPYFDWEGDRRPGYAYNDTLIYEAHVKGLTELHPDVPDEQRGTYAGVAHPAVIAHLQKLGVTAIELMPVHQFVQDSTLLEKGLRNYWGYNTLGFFAPHADYASTGRDPATLGAQVQEFKSMVKALHAAGIEVILDVVYNHTAEGNHLGPTLSFRGIDNQAYYRLVEDDPRYYMDYTGTGNSLNVRHPHSLQLIMDSLRYWVTEMHVDGFRFDLASTLAREFYEVDRLATFFELVQQDPVVSQVKLIAEPWDVGPGGYQVGGFPPQWTEWNGAYRDTVRDFWRGEPSLGEFASRLAGSSDLYEHSGRRPFASINFVTAHDGFTLRDLVSYNEKHNDANGEDNNDGESHNRSNNHGVEGPTDDPEILAARARAQRNLITTLLLSQGVPMLLHGDELGRTQQGNNNTYAQDSELSWVDWKDADLPLVEFTAAVARLRRDHPTFRRKRFFTGGTVRVPDGGDGDRLNDIVWLHLDGRPIEDDQWDDGAKALGMYLNGHGIAGRDERGQPIVDDHFVLYFNADGPATITLPPEEYAEAWDVVIDTGGDADASPPLAAGATYELDTCSVLVLREHREAETEPDVSVAASVAAQAANASQAGATGGQG, from the coding sequence GTGATCGATCCCGCCGACGCCGCCCCCGAGGTCTGGCCGGGCCAGCCCTACCCCCTCGGTGCCACCTTCGACGGCAGCGGGACCAACTTCGCGCTGTTCAGCGAGGTCGCCGAGCGCGTCGAGCTCTGCCTGTTCGACGAGACCGCCGACGGCACCCTGTCCGAGACCCGCCTGGAGCTGACCGAGGTCGACGCCTACGTCTGGCACTGCTACCTGCCGCGCATCCAGCCCGGGCAGCGCTACGGCTACCGCGTGCACGGTCCGTGGGACCCCGAGCAGGGGCTGCGCTGCAACCCGAACAAGCTGCTGCTCGACCCCTACGCCAAGGCGACCACCGGCGACATCGACTGGGACCAGGCGCTGTTCTCCTACAACTTCGGCGACGAGGGCTCGCGCAACGACGAGGACTCCGCGCCGCACATGACCCACGGCGTCGTGATCAACCCCTACTTCGACTGGGAGGGCGACCGGCGCCCCGGCTACGCCTACAACGACACCCTGATCTATGAGGCGCACGTCAAGGGTCTCACCGAGCTGCACCCCGACGTGCCGGACGAGCAGCGCGGCACCTACGCCGGCGTCGCGCACCCGGCCGTGATCGCGCACCTGCAGAAGCTCGGGGTGACCGCGATCGAGCTGATGCCGGTCCACCAGTTCGTGCAGGACAGCACGCTGCTGGAGAAGGGACTGCGCAACTACTGGGGCTACAACACCCTCGGCTTCTTCGCCCCGCACGCCGACTACGCCTCGACCGGGCGCGACCCGGCCACGCTCGGCGCGCAGGTCCAGGAGTTCAAGTCGATGGTCAAGGCGCTGCACGCCGCCGGCATCGAGGTGATCCTCGACGTGGTCTACAACCACACCGCGGAGGGCAACCACCTCGGTCCGACGCTGAGCTTCCGCGGCATCGACAACCAGGCCTACTACCGCCTGGTCGAGGACGACCCGCGCTACTACATGGACTACACGGGCACCGGCAACAGCCTCAACGTGCGCCACCCGCACTCCCTGCAGCTGATCATGGACTCGCTGCGCTACTGGGTCACCGAGATGCACGTCGACGGGTTCCGCTTCGACCTCGCCTCGACCCTGGCGCGGGAGTTCTACGAGGTGGACCGGCTCGCGACGTTCTTCGAGCTCGTGCAGCAGGACCCGGTGGTCAGCCAGGTCAAGCTGATCGCCGAGCCCTGGGACGTCGGTCCGGGCGGCTACCAGGTCGGCGGCTTCCCGCCGCAGTGGACGGAGTGGAACGGCGCCTACCGCGACACCGTGCGCGACTTCTGGCGCGGCGAGCCGTCGCTGGGCGAGTTCGCCAGCCGGCTCGCCGGCTCCTCGGACCTCTACGAGCACTCCGGGCGGCGTCCGTTCGCCAGCATCAACTTCGTCACCGCCCACGACGGGTTCACGCTGCGCGACCTGGTGTCCTACAACGAGAAGCACAACGACGCCAACGGCGAGGACAACAACGACGGCGAGAGCCACAACCGCTCGAACAACCACGGCGTCGAGGGCCCCACCGACGACCCGGAGATCCTGGCCGCGCGGGCGCGCGCCCAGCGCAACCTGATCACCACGCTGCTGCTGAGCCAGGGCGTGCCGATGCTGCTGCACGGTGACGAGCTGGGCCGCACCCAGCAGGGCAACAACAACACCTACGCCCAGGACTCCGAGCTCAGCTGGGTGGACTGGAAGGACGCCGACCTGCCGCTGGTCGAGTTCACCGCCGCGGTCGCCCGGCTGCGCCGCGACCACCCGACGTTCCGGCGCAAGCGGTTCTTCACCGGCGGCACGGTCCGGGTCCCCGACGGCGGCGACGGCGACCGGCTCAACGACATCGTGTGGCTGCACCTCGACGGCCGCCCGATCGAGGACGACCAGTGGGACGACGGCGCCAAGGCGCTCGGGATGTACCTCAACGGCCACGGCATCGCGGGGCGCGACGAGCGCGGCCAGCCGATCGTCGACGACCACTTCGTGCTCTACTTCAACGCCGACGGCCCGGCCACGATCACCCTGCCGCCCGAGGAGTACGCCGAGGCGTGGGACGTCGTGATCGACACCGGCGGCGACGCCGACGCGAGCCCGCCGCTGGCGGCCGGGGCGACGTACGAGCTCGACACCTGCAGCGTGCTGGTGCTGCGCGAGCACCGCGAGGCCGAGACCGAGCCCGACGTGTCGGTGGCGGCGTCCGTGGCGGCCCAGGCCGCCAACGCCAGCCAGGCCGGCGCGACCGGCGGGCAGGGCTGA
- a CDS encoding acyl-CoA dehydrogenase family protein yields the protein MKRAIYDEDHEAFRGSVREFLERSVLPDVEQYAEAKAIPREFWLEAGRQGLLGLAIPEEYGGAGADDYRFNAVLLEELNKVNAALGSCVGIHADITAPYLVELGTEEQKKRWLPGVAAGEILLAIGMTEPSGGSDLAALRTTAVRDGDSWVINGSKTFITNGYSADLVLVAARTSPEKKARGITLFAVETGTPGFSRGRKLDKVGQDESDTAELFFEDVRVTDAEIVGELDGGFIHMMQKLPQERLGCAISNVAHAAQILEETIAYAKERKAFGQSIGQFQHNKFLLAEQVTKIEVTQAYIDQCVVAHDAGELSPIDAAKAKWWSSQVQNEVLDHCVQLHGGYGFMNEYRVARAWRDARVSKIWAGSNEIMKELIGRDLGL from the coding sequence ATGAAGCGAGCGATCTATGACGAGGACCACGAGGCATTCCGCGGCTCGGTGCGCGAGTTCCTGGAGCGCTCGGTGCTCCCGGACGTCGAGCAGTACGCCGAGGCGAAGGCGATCCCGCGCGAGTTCTGGCTCGAGGCCGGGCGCCAGGGCCTGCTCGGCCTGGCGATCCCCGAGGAGTACGGCGGGGCCGGGGCCGACGACTACCGGTTCAACGCGGTCCTGCTCGAGGAGCTCAACAAGGTCAACGCCGCGCTCGGCTCCTGCGTGGGCATCCACGCCGACATCACCGCGCCGTACCTCGTCGAGCTCGGCACCGAGGAGCAGAAGAAGCGCTGGCTGCCCGGCGTGGCCGCGGGCGAGATCCTGCTGGCCATCGGCATGACCGAGCCCTCCGGCGGCTCCGACCTCGCCGCGCTGCGGACCACCGCCGTGCGCGACGGCGACTCCTGGGTCATCAACGGCTCGAAGACCTTCATCACCAACGGCTACTCCGCCGACCTGGTGCTGGTCGCGGCCCGCACCTCCCCGGAGAAGAAGGCCCGCGGCATCACCCTGTTCGCCGTGGAGACCGGCACCCCCGGCTTCAGCCGCGGCCGCAAGCTCGACAAGGTCGGCCAGGACGAGTCCGACACCGCCGAGCTGTTCTTCGAGGACGTGCGCGTCACCGACGCCGAGATCGTCGGCGAGCTCGACGGCGGCTTCATCCACATGATGCAGAAGCTGCCGCAGGAGCGGCTGGGCTGCGCGATCTCCAACGTCGCGCACGCCGCGCAGATCCTCGAGGAGACCATCGCCTACGCCAAGGAGCGCAAGGCGTTCGGGCAGTCGATCGGGCAGTTCCAGCACAACAAGTTCCTGCTCGCCGAGCAGGTGACCAAGATCGAGGTCACCCAGGCCTACATCGACCAGTGCGTGGTCGCCCACGACGCCGGCGAGCTCAGCCCGATCGACGCCGCGAAGGCGAAGTGGTGGTCCTCGCAGGTGCAGAACGAGGTGCTCGACCACTGTGTGCAGCTGCACGGCGGCTACGGCTTCATGAACGAGTACCGCGTCGCCCGCGCCTGGCGCGACGCCCGCGTCTCGAAGATCTGGGCCGGCTCCAACGAGATCATGAAGGAGCTCATCGGGCGCGACCTCGGCCTCTGA
- a CDS encoding VIT1/CCC1 transporter family protein, translating to MSPKARHPASATHAGEPGVPGSGGGVRGRLNWLRAGVMGANDGVVSTAGLVVGVAGATTDQGAIAVAGVSGLVSGAISMAAGEYLSTSTQRDSELAMLDTERRELAEQPEAERDELAGLLVERGLSEETAREAAEQMMARDPLAAHARVELGIDPDDITNPWAAAFASAVSFVTGAALPLLVILLAPDDIRVVVTVLSVLVALAITGFTSATLGYAPRTRAVVRNVAGGALAMGVTYGIGSLLGTQV from the coding sequence ATGAGTCCCAAGGCCCGGCACCCCGCATCCGCCACCCATGCCGGCGAGCCCGGCGTGCCGGGCAGCGGCGGCGGGGTGCGGGGGCGGCTGAACTGGCTGCGGGCCGGCGTGATGGGCGCCAACGACGGCGTGGTGTCCACCGCCGGTCTGGTGGTCGGCGTCGCGGGCGCGACCACCGACCAGGGCGCGATCGCGGTCGCCGGTGTCTCCGGGCTGGTCTCCGGCGCGATCAGCATGGCCGCCGGGGAGTACCTCTCGACCAGCACCCAGCGCGACTCCGAGCTCGCGATGCTCGACACCGAGCGCCGCGAGCTGGCCGAGCAGCCCGAGGCCGAGCGCGACGAGCTCGCCGGCCTGCTCGTCGAGCGCGGGCTGAGCGAGGAGACCGCCCGCGAGGCGGCGGAGCAGATGATGGCCCGCGACCCGCTGGCCGCGCACGCGCGCGTCGAGCTCGGCATCGACCCCGACGACATCACCAACCCGTGGGCGGCGGCGTTCGCCTCCGCGGTGTCGTTCGTGACCGGTGCGGCGTTGCCGCTGCTGGTGATCCTGCTGGCGCCCGACGACATCCGGGTCGTGGTCACGGTGCTGAGCGTGCTGGTCGCGCTGGCGATCACCGGCTTCACCAGCGCGACGCTGGGCTACGCGCCGCGCACCCGGGCAGTGGTGCGCAACGTGGCCGGGGGCGCGCTGGCGATGGGGGTCACCTACGGGATCGGGTCGTTGCTGGGCACGCAGGTCTGA
- the thpR gene encoding RNA 2',3'-cyclic phosphodiesterase: MRMFAAVVPPEEVVADLDAFLNVRRDAGPFRWASAEQLHVTVAFYADVPERALDDLVERLGRAAAKRTAFETRIAGGGAFPHVAGARVIWAGLDLDEEGRTELDRLATGARAAASRAGVAVDGQRFRPHVTLARLRHPDDVSDWVRLLDTYEGPAWTIDRLRLIASHLGEGPRGRPRYELVDELLLGR, translated from the coding sequence ATGCGGATGTTCGCGGCCGTGGTGCCACCCGAGGAGGTCGTCGCGGACCTCGACGCCTTCCTCAACGTACGCCGCGACGCCGGGCCGTTCCGCTGGGCCTCGGCGGAGCAGCTGCACGTGACGGTGGCGTTCTACGCCGACGTGCCGGAGCGGGCGCTCGACGACCTGGTCGAGCGGCTGGGGCGGGCCGCCGCGAAGCGCACGGCCTTCGAGACGCGGATCGCCGGCGGCGGCGCGTTCCCGCACGTCGCCGGGGCCCGGGTGATCTGGGCCGGCCTGGACCTCGACGAGGAGGGCCGCACCGAGCTCGACCGGCTCGCCACCGGGGCGCGGGCGGCCGCGAGCCGCGCCGGCGTCGCCGTCGACGGCCAGCGCTTCCGCCCGCACGTGACGCTGGCCCGGCTGCGCCACCCCGACGACGTGAGCGACTGGGTGCGGCTGCTGGACACCTACGAGGGCCCGGCCTGGACCATCGACCGGCTCCGGCTGATCGCCTCCCACCTCGGCGAGGGCCCCCGCGGCCGCCCCCGCTACGAGCTCGTCGACGAGCTCCTCCTCGGCCGCTGA
- the pepN gene encoding aminopeptidase N gives MSLTLDEARARAAQLSDVAYDIELDLTDPAAETFGCRTRVTFTTTGPDTFLELSGARDLEVLVDGAPAPTSYDGRRIALTGLPTGVPVRVEVTARVPYVTDGDGMHRFTDPADGETYLSAYLGMDVSQRVFACFDQVDLKAPVTMTVHADPAWTVLANGRAREHGDGTWRFATTPPIPTNMVVVCAGPWHSVTWEHRGLPFGWHARRSLAAELDRDAAELRALTEGCFDHYAELLAEPFVFDSYDQAFVPGQNWGALETPGCVTYRDELLPRGRVSEPMRVRRATIVAHEMAHMWFGNLVTMRWWEDTWLNESFADYMGYRVARDGAGYADTLVAHEARRKPRAYDADLRGSTHPVAPRAEDVPDVDAAFNNFDQISYAKGNSVLRQLVTWLGDEAFLAGVDAHLAAHRFGNATLADFVDALDAASERDVRGWVEAWLRRSGHDTIRVDRDGGVPVLTREGERPHRLRVTAYDVAPGGAWTEVGSRFVDVADEPVRLEDWAGRVVVPNSHGETFARLRLDPLSWDAARAGLSGLDDVAVRTVLWQHAFELVQSRLLPVEEYADLVATHLPAESHPELLEAVLERTLDEVLLRRTAPGDAEWLLAVVAAACARGLADGAGDPERALACTRGLIATATDVDLLGGWLAAARAGGRTAEGVELTPGLLWGIVHRLAELGALDAAVIEEERRRDGTVDGELGAARALAARPTEEAKAEAWARMADDPEVSNRLYAALAAGLWSPGQTDLLAPYVARYLAESPGIAERRGQAFSQVVGRAFPALALDPTQVQLLRDALDGEMPPVLRRHWQDRLDDL, from the coding sequence ATGTCCCTCACCCTCGACGAGGCCCGTGCCCGGGCCGCCCAGCTGAGCGACGTCGCCTACGACATCGAGCTCGACCTCACCGACCCCGCCGCGGAGACGTTCGGCTGCCGCACCCGGGTCACGTTCACGACCACCGGGCCCGACACCTTCCTCGAGCTCAGCGGTGCGCGCGACCTCGAGGTGCTCGTGGACGGCGCCCCCGCCCCCACGTCGTACGACGGGCGAAGGATCGCGCTCACCGGCCTGCCCACCGGCGTGCCGGTGAGGGTCGAGGTGACCGCTCGGGTCCCGTACGTCACCGACGGCGACGGGATGCACCGCTTCACCGACCCCGCGGACGGCGAGACCTACCTGTCGGCCTACCTCGGCATGGACGTCTCCCAGCGGGTCTTCGCCTGCTTCGACCAGGTCGACCTCAAGGCGCCGGTGACCATGACCGTGCACGCCGACCCCGCCTGGACGGTGCTGGCCAACGGCCGGGCGCGCGAGCACGGCGACGGCACCTGGCGCTTCGCGACCACCCCGCCGATCCCCACCAACATGGTGGTCGTCTGCGCCGGCCCGTGGCACTCGGTGACCTGGGAGCACCGCGGACTGCCGTTCGGCTGGCACGCGCGCCGCTCGCTGGCCGCCGAGCTCGACCGCGACGCCGCGGAGCTGCGCGCGCTCACCGAGGGCTGCTTCGACCACTACGCCGAGCTGCTCGCCGAGCCGTTCGTCTTCGACTCCTACGACCAGGCGTTCGTGCCGGGCCAGAACTGGGGCGCGCTGGAGACCCCGGGCTGCGTGACCTACCGCGACGAGCTGCTGCCCCGCGGCCGGGTGAGCGAGCCGATGCGGGTGCGCCGCGCGACGATCGTGGCCCACGAGATGGCGCACATGTGGTTCGGCAACCTGGTCACGATGCGCTGGTGGGAGGACACCTGGCTCAACGAGTCCTTCGCCGACTACATGGGCTACCGCGTCGCGCGCGACGGGGCCGGGTACGCCGACACGCTGGTCGCCCACGAGGCGCGCCGCAAGCCGCGGGCCTACGACGCCGACCTGCGTGGCTCCACCCACCCGGTCGCGCCGCGCGCCGAGGACGTGCCCGACGTGGACGCGGCGTTCAACAACTTCGACCAGATCTCCTACGCCAAGGGCAACTCGGTGCTGCGCCAGCTGGTGACCTGGCTCGGCGACGAGGCGTTCCTGGCCGGCGTCGACGCCCACCTCGCCGCCCACCGCTTCGGCAACGCGACGCTCGCCGACTTCGTCGACGCCCTCGACGCCGCCTCCGAGCGCGACGTCCGCGGCTGGGTCGAGGCGTGGCTGCGCCGCTCGGGCCACGACACGATCCGCGTCGATCGCGACGGCGGCGTACCGGTGCTGACCCGCGAGGGCGAGCGCCCACACCGCCTCCGCGTCACGGCGTACGACGTGGCGCCGGGCGGCGCCTGGACCGAGGTCGGCTCCCGCTTCGTCGACGTCGCCGACGAGCCGGTGCGCCTCGAGGACTGGGCCGGTCGGGTCGTGGTGCCGAACAGCCACGGCGAGACCTTCGCGCGGCTGCGCCTGGACCCGCTCTCCTGGGACGCGGCGCGCGCCGGGCTGTCCGGCCTCGACGACGTGGCTGTCCGCACGGTGCTGTGGCAGCACGCCTTCGAGCTGGTGCAGTCGCGGCTGCTCCCGGTCGAGGAGTACGCCGACCTGGTGGCCACCCACCTGCCCGCGGAGTCGCATCCCGAGCTGCTCGAGGCGGTGCTGGAGCGCACCCTCGACGAGGTGCTGCTGCGCCGGACCGCGCCGGGCGACGCCGAGTGGCTCCTCGCGGTGGTCGCCGCGGCCTGCGCGCGTGGGCTGGCGGACGGCGCCGGGGACCCCGAGCGCGCCCTGGCCTGCACCCGCGGCCTGATCGCCACCGCCACCGACGTCGACCTGCTGGGCGGCTGGCTGGCCGCGGCCCGCGCCGGTGGGCGCACCGCCGAGGGCGTCGAGCTGACGCCGGGACTTCTCTGGGGGATCGTGCACCGCCTCGCCGAGCTGGGGGCGCTGGACGCCGCCGTGATCGAGGAGGAGCGGCGCCGCGACGGCACCGTCGACGGCGAGCTCGGCGCCGCGCGGGCGCTGGCGGCCCGCCCCACCGAGGAGGCCAAGGCGGAGGCGTGGGCGCGGATGGCCGACGACCCCGAGGTCTCCAACCGGCTCTACGCCGCGCTCGCCGCGGGGCTGTGGTCGCCGGGGCAGACCGACCTGCTCGCGCCGTACGTCGCCCGCTACCTCGCCGAGTCGCCCGGCATCGCCGAGCGCCGCGGCCAGGCGTTCTCCCAGGTCGTGGGCCGCGCCTTCCCCGCGCTCGCCCTCGACCCCACGCAGGTGCAGCTGCTGCGCGACGCCCTCGACGGCGAGATGCCCCCGGTGCTGCGCCGGCACTGGCAGGACCGCCTCGACGACCTCTGA
- a CDS encoding NAD(P) transhydrogenase subunit alpha, with protein sequence MRVAVVRETREHETRVALTPELVTKLTGLGWEVAVEPGAGERAMHLDEDYVVAGAVLDPDLAVDLSGADLVLSVQPLSPARVRRLRRGATTISFLPATQEPALVADLRDVGATSFAMELVPRISRAQSMDALSSQSLVAGYRCAVVCAGLLRRFLPLNMTAAGTVPPAEVVVLGAGVAGLQAIATTRRLGAVVRAYDVRAAAAEEIRSVGAHAIELDLPTLEGAGGYAREMSQERAELQRELLAPYVAAADALITTAAVPGRAAPLLVTAAMVEQMRAGSVVVDLAADAPTGGNVEGSVPGEVVRVGRAQVWGGRNVPAQMPEPASRLYAANVAHLVALLTREGALDPDWEDEIVATSCVTHDGQVRHEPARLLLEDAGGETA encoded by the coding sequence GTGAGGGTCGCTGTCGTCCGGGAGACCCGCGAGCACGAGACGCGGGTGGCGCTGACACCTGAGCTGGTCACCAAGCTGACCGGCCTCGGGTGGGAGGTCGCGGTCGAGCCCGGCGCCGGCGAGCGGGCGATGCACCTCGACGAGGACTACGTCGTGGCCGGTGCGGTCCTCGACCCCGACCTCGCCGTCGACCTCTCCGGGGCCGACCTGGTGCTCTCGGTGCAGCCGCTCTCGCCCGCACGCGTACGCCGCCTGCGCCGCGGCGCCACCACCATCTCCTTCCTGCCCGCGACCCAGGAGCCCGCCCTGGTCGCGGACCTGCGCGACGTCGGGGCGACCTCGTTCGCGATGGAGCTGGTCCCGCGGATCTCGCGCGCGCAGTCGATGGACGCGCTCTCCTCGCAGTCGCTGGTGGCGGGCTACCGCTGCGCGGTCGTCTGCGCCGGGCTGCTGCGCCGCTTCCTGCCGCTCAACATGACCGCCGCCGGCACGGTCCCGCCCGCCGAGGTCGTCGTCCTGGGCGCCGGGGTCGCCGGGCTCCAGGCGATCGCGACCACGCGGCGCCTCGGCGCCGTCGTGCGCGCCTACGACGTGCGCGCCGCCGCGGCGGAGGAGATCCGCTCGGTGGGAGCCCACGCGATCGAGCTCGACCTGCCCACGCTCGAGGGCGCCGGCGGCTACGCCCGGGAGATGTCGCAGGAGCGCGCCGAGCTCCAGCGCGAGCTGCTGGCGCCGTACGTCGCGGCGGCCGACGCCCTGATCACCACCGCCGCCGTGCCCGGCCGGGCGGCGCCGCTGCTGGTCACCGCCGCGATGGTCGAGCAGATGCGGGCCGGGTCGGTCGTCGTCGACCTGGCCGCGGACGCCCCGACCGGCGGCAACGTCGAGGGCTCGGTGCCCGGCGAGGTGGTGCGGGTCGGGCGGGCCCAGGTGTGGGGCGGTCGCAACGTGCCCGCCCAGATGCCGGAGCCGGCCTCGCGCCTCTACGCCGCCAACGTCGCCCACCTGGTCGCCCTGCTGACTCGCGAGGGCGCCCTCGACCCCGACTGGGAGGACGAGATCGTGGCCACCAGCTGCGTGACCCACGACGGCCAGGTGCGCCACGAGCCGGCGCGGCTGCTGCTCGAGGACGCCGGAGGTGAGACGGCGTGA
- a CDS encoding NAD(P) transhydrogenase subunit alpha codes for MSDPIAWLTIFVLSVAVGIEVIAKVSSTLHTPLMSGANAIHGVILLGAVIVTGTTESTLALVVGLVAIVLAAINMAGGFVVTDRMLQMFGRRRPAKDAASQRGSTR; via the coding sequence GTGAGCGACCCCATCGCCTGGCTCACGATCTTCGTGCTGAGCGTGGCCGTCGGCATCGAGGTGATCGCCAAGGTCTCCTCCACCCTGCACACCCCGCTCATGTCCGGCGCCAACGCCATCCACGGCGTGATCCTGCTCGGCGCCGTCATCGTCACCGGCACCACCGAGTCCACGCTCGCGCTGGTGGTCGGGCTGGTCGCGATCGTGCTGGCCGCGATCAACATGGCCGGCGGCTTCGTGGTGACCGACCGGATGCTGCAGATGTTCGGCCGGCGCCGCCCGGCCAAGGACGCCGCGTCCCAGCGGGGGAGCACCCGATGA